A part of Denitratisoma oestradiolicum genomic DNA contains:
- a CDS encoding YgiQ family radical SAM protein: MNAPALSATPKPLTAYRPHWARRFGIAPFLPMSRAEMEQLGWDACDIILVTGDAYIDHPSFGMALVGRLLEAQGFRVGIISQPDWHAAEDFRRLGKPNLFFGITAGNMDSMVNRYTADRKLRSDDAYTANAEPNKRPDRAVIVYAQRAREAFPEAAIVIGSIEASLRRIAHYDYWSDKVRRSILPDSKADLLLFGNAERALVELAHRLARSEAIETIRDLRGSAFMVPRGWKPDPEWEEVDSTTVDSPGRVDKHPDPYVMDPVQTVPAGGDSIQPIRLMSAAERVAVRKAARSHQVVRLPSYDRVAEDPVRYAHASRTFHLESNPGNARALVQGHGDRDLWLNPPPIPLTTAEMDHVYGLPYARRPHPAYGEAKIPAWEMIRFSINIMRGCFGGCTFCSITEHEGRIIQSRSEESILHEIEEIRDKTPGFTGVISDLGGPTANMYRMACKDKKIEENCRRLSCVYPGICENLGTDHGPLIQLYRKARHLPGVKKILIGSGLRYDLAVRSPEYVKELVSHHVGGYLKIAPEHTEEGPLSKMMKPGMGAYDRFKQMFEKASREAGKEQYLIPYFIAAHPGTTDQDMLELALWLKRNDFRLDQVQTFLPTPLALASAMWHTGRNPLKKVTRESETVSVVKGERQRRLHKAFLRYHDPANWPLLREALKAMGRADLIGNGKKHLIPGWQPQDKGAPTKHTPRPTTSPKPRSETRRRVMGR, from the coding sequence ATGAACGCTCCCGCCCTTTCCGCCACCCCCAAGCCCCTCACCGCCTACCGCCCCCACTGGGCCAGGCGCTTCGGCATTGCCCCCTTCCTGCCCATGTCCCGGGCCGAGATGGAGCAACTGGGCTGGGACGCCTGCGACATCATCCTGGTCACCGGCGACGCCTACATCGACCACCCCAGCTTCGGCATGGCCCTGGTGGGCCGGCTGCTGGAGGCTCAGGGGTTCCGGGTGGGCATCATCAGCCAGCCCGACTGGCATGCGGCGGAGGACTTCCGCCGCCTGGGCAAGCCCAATCTGTTCTTCGGCATCACCGCGGGCAACATGGATTCCATGGTCAACCGCTACACCGCCGACAGGAAGCTCCGTTCCGACGACGCCTACACCGCCAACGCCGAGCCCAACAAACGCCCGGACCGGGCGGTGATCGTCTATGCCCAGCGGGCCCGGGAAGCCTTTCCCGAGGCGGCCATCGTCATCGGCAGCATCGAGGCGTCCTTGCGCCGCATCGCCCATTACGACTACTGGTCGGACAAGGTGCGGCGCTCCATCCTGCCCGACAGCAAGGCCGATCTGCTGCTGTTCGGCAACGCCGAGCGGGCCCTGGTGGAACTGGCTCACCGCCTGGCCCGGAGCGAGGCCATCGAAACCATTCGCGACCTGCGGGGCAGCGCCTTCATGGTGCCGCGGGGCTGGAAGCCCGATCCCGAATGGGAGGAGGTGGATTCCACCACCGTGGACAGCCCGGGCCGGGTGGACAAGCATCCCGATCCCTATGTCATGGACCCGGTCCAAACCGTTCCGGCCGGCGGCGACAGCATCCAGCCCATACGCCTGATGTCCGCCGCCGAGCGGGTCGCCGTTCGCAAGGCCGCCCGCAGCCACCAGGTAGTGCGCCTGCCCTCCTACGACCGGGTGGCCGAGGACCCGGTGCGCTACGCCCACGCCAGCCGCACCTTTCACCTGGAGTCCAACCCCGGCAACGCCCGTGCTTTGGTGCAGGGCCACGGCGACCGGGACCTGTGGCTCAACCCGCCGCCGATTCCGCTCACCACGGCGGAGATGGACCACGTCTACGGCCTGCCCTACGCCCGCCGGCCCCACCCGGCCTATGGCGAGGCGAAGATCCCGGCCTGGGAGATGATCCGTTTTTCCATCAACATCATGCGGGGCTGCTTCGGCGGCTGCACCTTCTGCTCCATCACCGAGCACGAGGGTCGCATCATCCAGAGCCGTTCGGAGGAATCCATCCTCCACGAGATCGAGGAAATCCGCGACAAGACGCCAGGCTTCACCGGCGTCATCTCCGACCTGGGCGGGCCCACCGCCAACATGTATCGCATGGCCTGCAAGGACAAGAAGATCGAGGAAAACTGCCGCCGCCTATCCTGCGTCTATCCTGGTATCTGCGAAAACCTGGGCACCGACCACGGCCCCCTGATCCAGCTCTATCGCAAGGCGCGCCATCTGCCCGGCGTGAAGAAGATCCTGATCGGCTCCGGCCTGCGCTACGACCTGGCGGTGCGCTCCCCGGAATACGTCAAGGAACTGGTCAGCCACCATGTGGGCGGCTATCTGAAGATCGCCCCGGAGCACACCGAGGAAGGCCCCCTGTCGAAGATGATGAAGCCGGGCATGGGCGCCTACGACAGGTTCAAGCAGATGTTCGAGAAGGCCTCCAGGGAAGCGGGCAAGGAGCAGTACCTGATCCCCTACTTCATTGCCGCCCACCCCGGCACCACCGACCAGGACATGCTGGAACTGGCCCTCTGGCTCAAGCGCAACGACTTCCGACTGGACCAGGTGCAGACCTTCCTGCCCACCCCCCTGGCCCTGGCCTCGGCCATGTGGCACACGGGCAGGAATCCCCTGAAAAAGGTAACCCGTGAATCCGAGACCGTCTCCGTGGTCAAGGGCGAGCGCCAGCGCCGCCTGCACAAGGCCTTCCTGCGCTACCACGACCCGGCCAACTGGCCCCTGCTGCGGGAAGCCCTGAAGGCCATGGGCCGGGCCGATCTGATCGGCAACGGCAAGAAACATCTGATCCCGGGCTGGCAGCCCCAGGACAAGGGCGCACCGACCAAACACACGCCACGCCCCACGACCAGCCCCAAGCCCAGGTCGGAAACCCGCCGCCGCGTCATGGGACGTTGA
- a CDS encoding EAL domain-containing protein, which yields MLQGRLEIAKGLLFVAATSMLVYFLARRLGAPAAAPDIRTFTSTRPPLAAAIGVFLIAALSSGILVRQSEQQRQMQHRARIANMAGDQAHAIQRNIEHALSATHALAALVRQGQGQIPDFERTASEMLKFYPGAASLQLAPNGIIRHIVPLAGNEQAIGHNLLQDPARNKEASLARDTGELTLAGPFELVQGGLGAVGRLPVYLDIPKPGFWGFTTVLIRFPQVLDDVRLAQMTEQGYAYALWRIHPDSGERQIIAASGSAPLADPVDQSVDLPNGRWTLSVAPLKGWHDPYGVAFKSALGLLFSLLLGYLAKLLVELRMYRQNLETLIEQRTLQLSTSEQRFRDMSDAAGAYLWEIDTNMVYTYVSDQSAHVKGYTPEQLLGHTPMEFMPPEDIQSVGEIVNRAIVNKSFFRLQHRDITPSGEIWWEEVYGSVYCDEQGKVIGLRGTGMSINARKQAEEELCRSERRFRDVAEISADWIWEVDAEGRYTYVSEGVTSLLGYAPQEVLGRMPFDFMAPDEAQAIGAAFAEIAAAKSPFSDLENIVLSKDGTPNITLTSGVPILDSAGGLLGYRGIDRDISARRTAEQRVWRLTNLYAALSECNQAIVRCNSEMALLPEICQDVVRFGGMKMAWIGILNAETREIRPVASFGAGLDYLKDINITTDASAPHGHGPVGTAIRENRPVWNQDFLGDPLATPWHKRAEQFGWGSVAALPLHRNGKVVGSFNLYAGETNAFDEDARKLLEEMAADISYALDGFERDASLKLAAEVFEQGKEGIMITDIQGKIVRVNRAFCEISGYDESEALGQGANLLSSGRQGKEFYREMWHSIDATGHWQGEIWNRRKDGHVYPEWLSISRVLGQEGKPSHYVGIFSDITQHKETDARIQRLAHFDALTGLPNRALLHDRARHAISMAQRSHEQLSVLFVDLDHFKNINDTLGHRIGDELLIEVGQRMKAMVREEDTVSRQGGDEFIVVLPGTDADGAAHVARKLIAAVTVAFKVEQYELIVTPSIGIAMYPSNGENFEALSQCADTAMYRAKQEGRNTFRFFTPEMQEHSARNLQLEGALRHALERKELTLHYQPQVSLSNGRIVGAEALLRWQHPELGSVAPAEFIPIAEDSGLILPIGEWVLRTAVQQMKTWLDTGMEPMVMAVNLSAVQFGHAHLPDLVAQILAEEGLAPQHLELELTEGVAMDDPLAAIAVMDDLHGRGIRVSIDDFGTGYSSLSYLKRFQVYKLKIDQSFVRDITTDPEDRAIVSAIISLANSLGLRTIAEGVESEDQLTFLREYGCQEVQGYYFSKPLSPEAFAAFSRRLP from the coding sequence GTGCTGCAAGGACGCCTCGAGATTGCCAAGGGGCTGCTCTTCGTGGCCGCCACCAGCATGCTGGTGTATTTTCTGGCGCGCCGGCTCGGGGCACCGGCAGCCGCCCCAGACATTCGCACATTCACATCGACGCGCCCCCCTCTGGCTGCGGCGATTGGCGTTTTTCTCATCGCTGCCCTCTCCAGTGGAATACTGGTACGGCAATCGGAGCAGCAGCGCCAAATGCAGCATCGAGCACGAATTGCCAACATGGCCGGTGACCAGGCCCACGCCATACAGCGCAACATCGAGCATGCCCTGTCCGCCACCCATGCCCTGGCGGCGCTGGTGCGCCAGGGTCAGGGCCAGATTCCCGATTTCGAAAGAACCGCCAGCGAAATGCTGAAGTTCTACCCAGGTGCTGCTTCGCTGCAACTGGCGCCCAACGGCATCATTCGGCATATCGTGCCCCTGGCCGGCAACGAACAGGCCATCGGCCACAACTTGTTGCAGGACCCGGCGCGTAACAAGGAAGCCTCCCTCGCCCGAGACACTGGCGAACTCACCCTGGCCGGTCCCTTCGAACTGGTGCAGGGGGGGCTGGGAGCGGTAGGGCGACTACCGGTCTACCTGGACATCCCCAAGCCTGGGTTCTGGGGCTTTACCACCGTGCTGATCCGATTTCCCCAGGTGCTGGACGATGTCCGGCTCGCCCAGATGACGGAACAGGGCTATGCCTATGCGCTTTGGCGCATCCACCCGGATAGCGGGGAGCGCCAGATCATCGCCGCGTCCGGCAGCGCTCCGCTGGCCGACCCGGTGGACCAGTCCGTCGACCTGCCCAATGGCCGCTGGACCCTCAGCGTCGCACCACTCAAGGGCTGGCACGATCCCTATGGTGTGGCGTTCAAGTCGGCCCTGGGGCTGCTGTTCAGCCTGCTGCTGGGCTATCTGGCGAAACTGCTGGTCGAGTTGCGCATGTACAGACAGAATCTGGAAACCCTGATCGAGCAACGAACCCTGCAACTGAGCACCAGCGAACAACGCTTCCGCGACATGAGCGACGCCGCTGGCGCCTATCTATGGGAGATCGACACCAACATGGTCTATACCTACGTGTCCGATCAGTCAGCCCACGTGAAGGGCTACACGCCCGAGCAGTTACTTGGCCACACACCCATGGAATTCATGCCCCCGGAGGACATCCAGTCCGTGGGGGAGATCGTCAACCGGGCCATCGTCAACAAATCCTTCTTCCGATTGCAGCATCGGGACATCACCCCCTCGGGCGAAATCTGGTGGGAAGAAGTTTATGGTTCGGTCTATTGCGATGAGCAGGGCAAGGTGATCGGGCTGCGGGGCACGGGCATGAGCATCAACGCCCGCAAGCAGGCCGAGGAGGAGCTCTGCCGCAGCGAGCGGCGCTTCCGCGATGTCGCAGAAATTTCCGCCGACTGGATCTGGGAGGTGGATGCCGAGGGCCGTTACACCTATGTCTCGGAGGGCGTGACCAGTCTGCTCGGCTATGCTCCCCAGGAGGTTCTCGGCAGGATGCCTTTCGATTTCATGGCGCCGGACGAAGCACAAGCCATCGGCGCGGCCTTCGCCGAGATCGCCGCCGCCAAGAGTCCGTTCAGCGACCTGGAAAACATCGTCCTCAGCAAGGACGGCACACCCAATATCACTCTCACCAGCGGTGTCCCGATACTGGATTCCGCAGGCGGACTGCTGGGCTATCGGGGCATCGATCGCGATATCAGCGCACGCCGGACGGCGGAGCAACGGGTCTGGCGTCTGACCAATCTCTATGCCGCCCTGAGTGAATGCAACCAGGCCATCGTGCGCTGCAACAGCGAGATGGCGCTGTTGCCCGAGATATGTCAGGACGTGGTGAGATTCGGCGGAATGAAAATGGCATGGATCGGAATATTGAACGCGGAAACACGGGAGATCAGGCCGGTCGCCAGTTTCGGTGCTGGACTGGACTATCTGAAGGACATCAACATCACGACGGATGCCAGTGCCCCTCATGGACATGGCCCGGTTGGAACCGCGATCAGGGAAAACCGGCCAGTGTGGAACCAGGATTTCCTGGGCGACCCCCTCGCCACCCCCTGGCACAAGCGTGCCGAGCAGTTCGGCTGGGGATCCGTGGCCGCACTTCCCCTCCATCGGAACGGCAAAGTTGTCGGCTCCTTCAATCTGTATGCCGGCGAGACCAACGCCTTCGATGAAGATGCCCGAAAGCTGCTGGAGGAAATGGCGGCGGACATCAGCTACGCGCTCGACGGTTTTGAGCGCGATGCCAGCCTGAAACTGGCTGCCGAGGTGTTCGAGCAGGGGAAGGAAGGCATCATGATCACAGACATCCAGGGGAAGATCGTCCGGGTCAACCGCGCCTTCTGCGAAATCAGCGGCTACGACGAGAGCGAGGCCCTGGGGCAGGGCGCAAATCTGTTGTCTTCCGGACGCCAGGGCAAGGAGTTTTATCGGGAAATGTGGCATTCGATCGACGCCACTGGCCACTGGCAGGGAGAAATCTGGAATCGGCGCAAGGACGGCCATGTCTATCCCGAGTGGCTGAGCATCAGCCGCGTCCTCGGCCAGGAAGGCAAGCCAAGTCATTACGTCGGCATTTTCAGCGACATCACCCAACACAAGGAGACGGACGCCCGCATTCAGCGCCTGGCGCATTTCGATGCCCTGACCGGACTGCCCAATCGGGCGCTGCTGCATGACCGCGCCCGCCACGCGATCAGCATGGCCCAGCGCAGTCATGAACAACTGTCGGTGCTGTTCGTGGACCTGGACCACTTCAAGAACATCAATGACACCCTGGGGCACCGCATCGGCGACGAATTGCTGATCGAGGTCGGTCAGCGCATGAAGGCCATGGTGCGCGAGGAAGACACCGTATCGCGCCAGGGCGGCGACGAATTCATCGTGGTACTGCCCGGCACCGATGCCGATGGCGCGGCTCATGTGGCCAGAAAACTGATCGCGGCGGTGACGGTAGCCTTCAAGGTCGAACAGTACGAGCTCATCGTCACCCCCTCGATCGGCATCGCCATGTATCCCAGCAACGGCGAGAATTTCGAGGCCCTGTCCCAGTGCGCCGATACCGCCATGTATCGAGCCAAGCAGGAAGGCCGCAACACCTTCCGTTTCTTCACACCGGAGATGCAGGAGCATTCCGCACGCAACCTGCAACTTGAAGGCGCGCTGCGCCACGCCCTGGAGCGCAAGGAGCTGACCCTGCATTACCAGCCGCAAGTTTCCCTGTCGAACGGCCGCATCGTCGGCGCCGAGGCCTTGCTGCGCTGGCAACACCCCGAACTTGGTTCGGTAGCGCCCGCCGAATTCATCCCGATCGCCGAGGATAGCGGCCTGATCCTGCCCATCGGCGAATGGGTGCTGCGTACCGCAGTACAGCAGATGAAAACCTGGCTCGATACCGGTATGGAGCCCATGGTCATGGCGGTCAACCTCTCGGCGGTTCAATTCGGTCATGCCCACCTGCCGGATCTGGTAGCGCAGATCCTCGCCGAGGAAGGCCTGGCGCCTCAGCATCTGGAACTGGAACTCACCGAGGGGGTGGCCATGGACGACCCTCTCGCCGCCATCGCCGTAATGGATGACCTGCATGGACGGGGCATCCGTGTGTCCATCGACGATTTCGGCACCGGCTACTCGTCCCTGAGTTACCTCAAGCGTTTCCAGGTCTATAAACTCAAGATCGACCAGTCCTTCGTGCGCGACATCACCACGGACCCGGAGGACAGAGCTATCGTCAGCGCCATCATCAGTCTGGCCAACAGCCTGGGTCTGCGCACCATCGCCGAGGGAGTGGAGAGCGAAGATCAACTGACTTTCCTGCGCGAGTATGGTTGCCAGGAGGTGCAGGGCTATTACTTCAGCAAGCCGCTGTCGCCCGAGGCATTTGCCGCATTCTCGCGCAGGCTGCCCTAG
- a CDS encoding diguanylate cyclase: protein MPMLNHLKRNSFAAYWLMLGAALLALGGATSFNLYIERDRVESREQGRLLIQSRVIQENVEQNLAAVNRVLTSLRKDLLRHEASKDLNDRLKMLTDAMPGIRTFLLIDGSGTVSASSRPELVGKNFAYRDYFRIPRGNPDPEVLFVSAPFMTSLGIYGINIVRVIPGPQGEFAGIISATLDPEYFKTLMTSVLYAPDMWTAIAHGDGIQLLMVPDRTGQSGKNLAQPGSFFTRHRDSGKEASVLTGIVYATGEKRMMALRSIQPASLRQDKPLVIAVGRDLDTIYAAWHRDAQIQVGLLGLIVLGSTLGLYVYQRRQREFRWREAKAAEALEASERFMKTLTDNIPGMVAYWNRELRCGFANKAYFEWFGKTPEQMRGIRIQDMMGEELFRQNEPFIQAVLRGEPQRFERTLTKADGSVGYTWAQYIPDLQGNWVRGFFVLVSDISELKRTEIALRESEWKLKTIIEAEPECVKVLAADGTLLQMNRAGLDMIEADSESQVIGHRVVELVTPPYQQAFVDLGERVSRGESGTLEFEITGLKGGHRWLETHAAPMRDIDGKIVGLLGVTRDVTAHKQAEQELQHLAQTDFLTGLANRRYFMVLAEQEVLRTLRYGGGLSVFMMDIDHFKVINDTYGHKTGDVILQRFAEVSRKILRELDTIGRVGGEEFAVLLPQTDSEHALEVAERLRKSVADVEVVLDQGLPLRITISIGVTTLAGISSNIDTLLNQADQALYRAKNTGRNRVCIYEHRNEAG, encoded by the coding sequence ATGCCAATGCTGAATCACTTGAAGCGCAATTCCTTTGCCGCCTACTGGCTGATGCTCGGGGCTGCATTGCTGGCATTGGGCGGAGCGACCAGTTTCAATCTCTACATAGAACGAGATCGTGTCGAAAGCCGCGAACAGGGGCGGCTGCTGATCCAGTCGCGAGTGATCCAGGAGAACGTCGAGCAGAATCTGGCCGCGGTCAATCGGGTATTGACGTCTTTGCGCAAGGACCTTTTGCGACACGAGGCTAGCAAGGACCTGAACGACCGGCTCAAGATGCTTACCGACGCGATGCCTGGCATCCGCACCTTCTTGTTGATTGACGGCAGCGGCACGGTATCGGCATCGAGCAGACCGGAACTGGTGGGCAAGAATTTCGCATACCGCGACTATTTCCGAATTCCCCGCGGGAATCCCGATCCCGAAGTGCTATTCGTCTCCGCGCCATTCATGACCAGCCTCGGAATTTATGGCATCAACATCGTACGTGTCATTCCGGGGCCCCAGGGCGAGTTTGCCGGCATCATTTCCGCGACACTGGACCCGGAATACTTCAAGACGCTGATGACCTCGGTGCTGTATGCGCCGGATATGTGGACTGCCATCGCCCATGGTGACGGTATTCAGCTCTTGATGGTGCCCGATAGGACGGGACAGTCCGGCAAGAATCTGGCGCAACCGGGCTCGTTCTTTACTCGCCACCGTGATAGCGGCAAGGAAGCCAGCGTTCTGACAGGCATCGTCTATGCCACCGGCGAGAAACGCATGATGGCCCTGCGCTCCATTCAACCGGCCAGCCTGCGCCAAGACAAACCTCTGGTCATTGCCGTCGGACGCGATCTGGATACCATCTATGCTGCCTGGCACCGCGACGCTCAGATACAGGTCGGGCTCCTGGGTCTCATAGTCCTGGGTTCCACCTTGGGACTGTATGTCTATCAGCGCCGGCAACGGGAATTCCGCTGGAGAGAGGCCAAGGCCGCTGAGGCTCTGGAAGCCAGCGAACGCTTCATGAAAACCCTGACCGACAACATTCCCGGCATGGTGGCCTACTGGAACCGAGAATTACGCTGCGGTTTCGCCAACAAGGCCTATTTCGAATGGTTTGGCAAGACGCCGGAGCAAATGCGCGGTATTCGCATTCAGGACATGATGGGCGAGGAACTGTTCCGCCAGAACGAGCCCTTCATCCAGGCCGTTCTGCGGGGCGAGCCCCAGCGCTTCGAGCGTACCCTCACCAAGGCTGATGGCAGTGTCGGCTACACTTGGGCTCAGTACATTCCGGACCTGCAAGGCAACTGGGTGCGGGGCTTTTTTGTTCTGGTTTCGGACATTTCGGAACTCAAGCGAACCGAAATCGCCCTGAGGGAAAGCGAATGGAAGCTGAAGACAATCATCGAGGCTGAACCCGAATGCGTGAAGGTACTGGCGGCTGACGGTACCTTGCTGCAGATGAATCGCGCCGGTCTGGACATGATCGAGGCGGATTCCGAGTCCCAGGTCATCGGTCACCGGGTGGTGGAACTCGTGACTCCTCCCTATCAGCAAGCTTTTGTCGACCTGGGCGAAAGGGTCAGCCGGGGGGAGTCGGGAACCCTGGAATTCGAGATCACTGGCCTTAAGGGAGGTCATCGCTGGCTGGAAACCCATGCGGCGCCCATGCGTGACATCGATGGCAAGATCGTTGGCCTGCTCGGTGTCACCCGGGATGTGACGGCCCACAAGCAGGCCGAGCAGGAGCTCCAGCACCTTGCTCAAACCGATTTCCTGACCGGCCTTGCCAATCGTCGCTATTTCATGGTGTTGGCAGAACAGGAAGTCTTGCGTACCCTCAGGTACGGCGGTGGTCTTTCCGTGTTCATGATGGATATCGATCATTTCAAGGTAATCAATGACACCTACGGCCATAAAACCGGAGATGTGATCTTGCAGAGGTTCGCGGAAGTGAGCCGGAAAATCTTACGGGAGCTGGACACGATAGGCCGTGTCGGTGGTGAGGAGTTCGCGGTCCTGTTGCCGCAAACAGACAGCGAACACGCGCTGGAGGTTGCCGAGCGCTTGCGTAAGTCTGTCGCCGATGTCGAGGTGGTTCTGGATCAGGGGTTGCCGCTTCGCATCACGATTTCCATTGGCGTAACCACACTGGCTGGCATTAGCTCCAATATCGACACCCTGCTCAATCAGGCCGATCAGGCGCTTTATAGAGCCAAGAACACCGGTCGTAACCGGGTCTGCATTTACGAACATCGGAACGAGGCCGGATAG